The Sciurus carolinensis chromosome X, mSciCar1.2, whole genome shotgun sequence DNA segment taaaatataaaaagggctggggatgttgcttaatggttaagcaccactgggctcaattcctggtaccaaaaaagtagGAATTTGAACAGATAGTAAGGGGGAAGAGTGGGAGCTAAACCTAATAATCCTCATTCCAGAGCTTTATGCTTTCTAGCCACTGCATAGAATCATTTcagaagaggggtgggaagggatggATGGTCTCCATTGTCCCACAGGTCTTACCACTTATGTTGACCCCAAACCTCTGCCCCCTCCAACAGGAACAGGAGTATTACCTGGTAAAGTGGCGTGGATACCCTGACTCAGAGAGCACCTGGGAGCCACGGCAGAATCTCAAGTGTGTGCGCATTCTCAAGCAGTTCCACAAAGACTTAGAAAAGGAGCTGCTTCGGCGGCATCACCGGTTGAAGCCACCCCGGCACCTGGACCCAAGCTTGGCCAACTACCTAGTGCAGAAGGCCAAACAGAGGCGGGCGCTTCAGCGCTGGGAGCAGGAGCTCAATGCCAAGCGCAGCCACCTAGGACGCATTACTGTGGAGAACGAGGTGGACCTGGATGGCCCCCCACGGGCCTTCGTGTATATCAATGAGTACCGTGTTGGTGAGGGCATTACCCTCAACCAGGTGGCTGTAGGCTGCGAGTGTCAGGACTGTCTGTGGGCACCAGCTGGAGGCTGCTGCCCTGGGGCATCCCTGCACAAGTTTGCCTACAATAACCAAGGCCAGGTGCGGCTGCGAGCAGGGCTGCCCATCTACGAGTGCAACTCCCGCTGCCGCTGCGGCTATGACTGCCCCAACCGCGTCGTACAGAAGGGCATCCGCTATGATCTCTGCATCTTCCGCACAGATGATGGGCGCGGCTGGGGTGTACGTACGCTGGAGAAGATCCGCAAGAACAGCTTCGTCATGGAGTATGTGGGAGAGGTAGGGAGATGGGACTTGGGCATGTGTGTGTAGCTTTTCCTACCATGCATTTGCAATGTGCACACCCAGCTTCCGCACTGTGTATTTGAAACTTCCCTGCTTTCCTTGTGGGAAAGGCCTGAGTGGTGGTTCTGAGTGTCACAGCAACATTCTGACAGGGACTAGTATTCCAAGCTAGTACACATCAGCGCAACCATGCTGGTAGTGAAAAGAACATTGAAGTACTTCTGGACAGGGTGGCTTCATAAGGATACCTAGCAAAGAAGGAAAGTGGGAACTGAGACACAGGGTTGTATCACCTGAAAAGGCATGTCCCCTTCTCACCTCACAAGGGGCGATCTTATCACAAGCAGCATCTGCCCAAGGAAACACCTTTCACTACACTACACAAAAGGAAGATGAAAACTCTAGAATAGAATGGAGACACTCCTTGGACAGAGGTTGGCTACCTCCTGTAGACTTTCAGGTCACCCTGGGAAAAGACAGGGTACATTAGGCAGGCCAGCTGCTATAATGTACAACCCCCAAATCTTAGTGGCTGTGCACATCAAAGTTAGTTTGCTCATGAATGGTCCAGTGTGGGTGTTTGGGTGGGCATCATTTCATAGTGACTCCAACATTTAGGTTCTTTCCCTCTTGTGACTTTCCTGTGCTTTTGAGTCTCTAAGTCATTTCTAGATTCTCAGCATTGCCTGGCAGGCAGACCCAGTGGGGGACAAATGGGGAGGGTTCTAATGGCTCAGGTCTGGATGCAGTGCACATCACTTCTGCCCACACTCTATTGACTGGAACTGAGTCACAGGCCTTACCTCAGTGCAAGAGAGGCATGGGGGCATGTGTGCTTTAGCCTTGTGCTCAGGTGCAAAACAGAAGGGGTCTAGGTGAGTAATCTGCAAGGGACTATAACAGAAAGTGTCACCTCCTGACATAGTACATGGTGAGCATTTGTGGGGgagcagtccttttttatgtatACCTGTCTCATGCATTGGGAGATATTTAGCATCTCTGAACCTTGATCATCTAAATCTGAGTGTACCTTGTAGTCATGACAACCCCAAATACCTCCATAGATTTCCATAGATTTCCTCAGGGGTCTGATATGGTTGAGAAGTGACAGAAACTGGCCTGAGAGACACAAACCTAAGGGTGTCCACATTGTAGTAATGACACTGATAGTAAGGAGAGGCTCCCATTTTGAGGAACCAGAGAGTAGAGAAAGTCAGACCTCAGAGAGTCTAGAGGCAGAACAGTCTACACCACAGAAGGACATAACAGTCTGGACAAGGGGACAACCAACACCCCAGATGGTCTGCTAGAGGAAATGGCCACATGCTGGAGGGCCAGACAGTCTGGAGGAAGGAGTAGGTGTCCACACCTGGAGGGTTCCTCCTAGCAGGGGGAGGGATCCTCAGAATCTGCAGAAAGAGATATCCACATCCTAGAGTAACCCAAAGACCTGGAGGAAGGACTTAAGCTCTCCATACTACAGAGGGCCCTGACTTAGGAAGTGTTCACACCCACACTGTCCTGAGTCAGGAAAAAGACGTGTCCTTACCCCAAATGGATCTGGACAGCCTGGAGCTTAGGTCTGTACTGGTGATTACCCTGACAGAATTGGAAGTTTGCACACTCTTAGTGACCTGATATTCTGGAGATCACTAGACCCCAGAAGGGACCTCAGCCATCTGGAGAAGGATGCATGCTTACTATGGGTGGCCCCTGACAGGTGTAGACAGAGAGATATCTAGATCTCAGGCCTGGGCAGTCCTAGATGCTCTCTTGAGCAGGAAACGTTTTGACCTAACCATGCTGAATGGAAGAAAGCACACAAGTTTCTGCAGGAGGAAGAGCCTTATAGACCACAATAGCCTGAGTTCACTGGGCTTAATGTCCTCACTCCTCCATGCCAGAAACAGCAAGATTTTCAGGGGCCTTCTCACCCGTTTCTCACTTTTCCCACTCTCCACACATTATCTTCACAGTTCCTTGATCTCCCACTTGGCTACATTCAGTGACTTTCAGGCCCCCTCCAGCACCCTATGACCTATGAGTCCTCCCAGTGATGCAACAGGTCTCCAAACCCTGCCAGAACCAAATTCATCTTCCTACATGGCCTTAGAAGGGGCAGCATAGCAAAGCGGGTAGGCGGGTGACCCCTGGAGCTAGCATGCCTGAGATTGCATCCCTCATCATCTCTCTTAGTTTTCTAGTCTGAAAAATGGGATTGATAACAGTACCCACCTTGTATGCTTGTTAGAGgcatttgtttaaaaacatttgggctggggatatggctcagttggtagagtgcttgccttgcatgcacaaggccctgggttcaatccccagtaccaccaaaaaaaattattggtgcattatagttatatataatagagGAATTCCTGTTGATATATTCATAtctgtacatagcataatttactcaatctcattccccagtagtAGCtccctgttttttttcctttcccatgaTCACCTTTCTTTACATTACTGGATCTCTCTTGTTAGGAACATttaactaggtttttttttttttttttttttttggaccagggattgaacccaggggtgctttaccactgagacacatccccagtccttttttatattcctaatttttagagtcagggtcttgctgagttacttagggccttgcttagttgctgagtctggcttccggctttgaactcaggatcctcctgcctcagcctcctaagctactgggattacaggtgtgggccactgttcCTGGCTTAACTAGTTACTTTATGTGAAACAGTGCTCAGTACACAGTAAGCCTTGGGTCTTAGCTGGTAGAGTTCAAAAGTCAGTAAATCCAAAATGCTCAGAAAGTGAAAGGGTTTTTTTGTAACCCATCTAGCTACAGATCCCAACCTGACCTCATAAGGGCCTATTTGTAGTCTTTGTTATTCTATTTGGggtgaatattcatatatttcatcacagaaatattactttattatGTAGCACTGCCCCAGATACTTCCAGGGTGCTATGAAACCTGGATCCCATGCTCTCCTTCCCCTCTGGGGACACCGACAATCTGCATCAGCAGTTCCTGCCATATAAGCAACCCTTTACTCCTTTGTACCTTTGCACTCTTCCTTGTTTGGTCCACACTGACATTTTTGCAGAGCATTTCCATCCACACCCAGCAGAGGATGTTAGCACATTTTATGCATTCTTAAACATGTACTCTTCATAGTTTAATATCTCTGAAATGAAGATAAGtcttaattaattaaatgataCCATATTTAATTAGCAGTTCTTCCTCTCTTGGTAAAGGGTACATAAAATAAGGTACAACACTCAACTACTCATTACGTTTCTCTGTTCCTAAAAAAAACACTTCCTATCTATGTTCACATTTGTATCCATGAtctagcttttttgttttttgtgtgtttctctctctctctctctcttttttttttaccatgctGGAGATGGAAGCCAGGTCCTGGAGCATGCTAGGGTAGcattctaccactgggccacatcccaggCTCCTCCATGATCTTGTTTGGTTTTTACACAGGTCCTGTCCAGTTGGGATTTTGTCATTGTCGTTCCCATTCCATAGATGCGAAAATGGAGGGCCAATGAGGTTTAGTAACTTTCTCAGAGTCATAAAGCCAGTAaagtaagcaaaaggaaaaaaaaaaaaaaggcccaggggctggggttgtggctcagtggtagagtgcttacctagcatgtgtgaggcactaggtttgatcctcagcaccacacaaaaataagtaaaaaaaataaacattaaaaaaggacCCAGTGTCTATAACTGGTGCTCTGCCAGGCCTATtggcctttttgtttttgtttttgttttttttttgactgagGACACAGGCAAAGAGAGAACATTTAGGATCCCACATCCAGGAGGGGAAGAGAGGCAGCTGACTCCAAGTCTTCTAATTCCCATTCACATTGGCAGCCTGTCTAAGCTGCCAGCTCCTAGACTGTCTTCCCAATGGTCTATAGAGCTAATGGGGGCAGGAATTGGGGTAAATTTATTCCCAGGTTTTCAGGGTGAACCACCTACTACAGAGTAGGACTAAAAAGAAGGTAAGAGAGAAGCAACCGTTTGTGCCCTGGAGGGCTTATAGTATGACTCACTCTTGGTGAGACTGGGGGAGCAGGTAGGGGCAGAACAGGCgggaagatggaacccagggaggCATTACCCCTGGCTTGGGGAGGGGCTACAATTAAAAAGATGGTTCAGATAGTAGCCACTATGCTAGTGAGCTGAAGAGGCTGCCCTTTGATCTCAGGGTTTAATGAGAGGCTGCTGGCTTCTGAGGTGGGCTGGGAAGGTGGAGACCCAGTGCAGTCCCATATGAGCCAACACCACAAAGTAGAACACATATATTCTCCAGGAGGTGTAGGGAGACTGACCTCTGCAAACATCACCTCACCATGTtcctgtggctttttttttttaaggattgaacccaggggtccttaaccactaagccacattcccaaccctatttatttagagagaaggccttgctaaattgctgaggctgactttgaacttgcaatcctcctgccttagcctcctgagtcactgggattacaggtgtgtgccactttgCCCACCTTCCTGTGACTTTTGTTGCATCCTTCAGGAGAGTCCCACTTCTGGTGGCAATGCCATTTTATGAGCTACAGCTTGCTTTAGAGGATATATGTCTTGCATTCCCCCTCAAATTCCCCCTTAGCACTGTGTTTCCTGTTCAACATCTTGCACTCTGGGTATCTTGACTCCATTTCTCTGTAACACCTAAGGGTAGGGATGAGGCCTGTGCTCTGTCTCCCCCACCAGACTCTGACCTCTGCCCCCTGGGACTAAGCACAGTGTAGGCCTCAATCCTTAACACAAATCCACCAaatggactgggggtgtagctcagcaagAGAACACATGCTTATTAGCATGTACagttcctgggttccatccccaacaccacaaatacaaaagaaaaattaatgaatgagtaaacaaaaaaccaaattgtGTGTGAAGGAGCTAATTTCCTCTAGGAAATGAGTGGAACAGGGTGTGGTGAGCAGTGTGGCCCCTGGGCAAATCTGGGTTTCATGAAAGCAAAGTTGATTAGCACTTGGCATATAGCATAGGCTGGAGGTAAGGGCATACTGAGTCAGTGTGGCCATCACTGGAGAACCCAGAGTGGTCACACATGGAAGGGGACAGATTTGAAAGCTGGAAAAGCATGGTCCCCAGGCCACAGGAGGGAGGGTAGGGAAGGGTCTTGGGTTTGTGTTTACTGTTGGCAAGTGGCTAAGGGGTGGGCAGTGGATCTcttaggaaggaagagggaaggaataaGAGGTATGGGGGAAGGGAGCATTAGAGCTGCCTGAAGTACGGCACTTGAACAGAGCACAGGTCACTGTGCTAGAgagcagaaggggaaaaaaagcagttATTGCAGATCTGGATATGGGTTGTACACTGTTCTGGCACTTGTCTCTAGGGGTTGGGAAGAAAGGCAGGAGAAAACCCAGGAGTGGGGGGACCCCAGGCTGAGGAGGAGGCAGACTTGGGTACAGTGGGACCCCCATCCAGAGAAGGGCATAGTCAGCCACATGAACTGCCCAAGGCTGTAGTTATTGGCCCTGGAGTGGGAGAAGAGGAGACCTGGGGCCAGAGAAGAGAGATCTGTTTGAGTATGGAATGGAATCCATCAACAGCATTTAGGAGGCAAGGACAGGTCAGAGCTGGGCTGGAGGAGCAGCTTTAAGTTCACTAGGACAATAGGGGACACGGCTGGGGAGTTGGCATGGGAGGAGGTGCCTACTGCTCTCCCAGTCCCAGTTGTTGGCACTGCTCTGAAGGAGGGCCTCTGTCATCTGCActttggtttcctttctttcattcccaCTCTTTTGTGCTTGCTCTCATTGTCTTGTCATTCAGTATCTTAAGTTTGGGGCATCACCTTGCCAGCCATCTCAGACTCTCAGGGATCTTGGCCTTGGACCTTCTCCAGGAGCCTTGGTCTTCACTCTGGGCTTTCATACAAACATCATATATGTTTCTtactctgtctctgcttctaGTTCTCTTGTGTGAGTCTCTTGCCCATTCACTCAGGCCCTTTTCCCCACCATCACAGGCATCTTTCTTCCCCCGGTTCCTGTGTCTTTCTGGCCACCTGGCTTTCCGTTGTGCTGGGCCTTGCACTAGCCCCTACCCTCTTGCCCTGGATCAGGTTTTTCCCCCTGTCTCCCTATGATACCCCAGCCCTCATTCTTTTTTGCCCTTGCTCTGggtctctctgtgtgtctctgtcccTGTATTGCTCTGTCCCAAGGGTTCAGCAGGCTCTGGGACATCTCAGGCAGTCTCACTGGGCAACAGAAGGtgcagttttgtttctttcatttcactctAAACGCCCCCTGCCACCCCCCCTGCCACCATTGAGAGATTCTTCCTGCCATCCAGAGGCTTAAGGGGGAGTGGGCAAGTGGGCAGCCTCTGATAGGGCTAACAGACCCATTGCATTACAGTCCCCCATGTGTTTGGGGTGGGGGTACCTCCTGCTCACTATTATTCTCTTCCCAGGAGGCCAGGCCACTGGGGTCAGGAGCAGGACTGGCTATCCTGAACCTTGATTACCATCTCCCTCACCCTTTCCCCAGATCATTACCTCAGAGGAGGCGGAGCGGCGGGGCCAGATCTATGATCGTCAGGGTGCCACCTACCTCTTCGACCTGGACTACGTGGAGGACGTGTATACTGTGGATGCTGCCTATTATGGCAACATCTCTCACTTTGTCAACCATAGTGTGGGTGCTCCCggcaggtggggagggggttGGGAAGGGCAGGCCAGGGCCCCTCCTCACCCTCCCACTGTTCTTTCTCGCCCAGTGTGACCCCAACCTACAGGTGTACAACGTCTTCATAGACAACCTTGATGAGCGGCTGCCCCGCATTGCTTTCTTTGCCACAAGAACCATCCGGGCAGGCGAGGAGCTCACCTTTGATTACAACATGCAAGGTGGGGGtggcaagggcccaggggcaaGGGTACACGGTGATGGGGGATGGTGAGGACCCCACCCCAAGGCACACCAGTCACTGGGGGAAGCAAGGGAAGTGCTTTAGCTGGAGCTTTAAGATGCTCCTCTTGACTCCCAGTCTCCTGTCAAGACTCTTAGAACCCTGCCTCCCCCATGGTGCCCCAACATTTCTACCCCTGAGCCCCAATCCAGAGCTACGTGTCCCATCTTCTCTCAGGCCTCCTGGGAGAAGACATGTAACTGGAGAGTTAAAGCACTTCTAGCTCCCATCTGGACTGAactgcccctgcccctctccaCTCTAGCCCCCTGTGACCTTTCTCAATCCAAGCCTTTGGAAAACCAGTCCCTTCCTTAACAGACTAGCCATCCCTGAGATACTCAGGGTGGATATGGGGCAGTAGGGTTCAAATGCTCCTACCCAGGGGGCCTTTCATTCCCCATCTGACACAACCCTCCTGGTTCCCTGACAGCTACCCACTTCTCCCAATAACCCTTAACCTCTGGGCTGAATACCCCTTTGGTGCTACGCTCAAGTTCTAGCCCTAAAACGTCATCCCTAAGATGATCCCTCCTAATTTAAATCCTAAACCTGCTTCCAGCTCCCAAGATCCCTGGGTCTCCTGGTATAAAGGGTAACAGGATGCTTCATCCAGGCCTTCTAACAaatcccctccctccccctcctgaCTGTGACTCCACAGTGGACCCCGTGGACATGGAGAGTACCCGTATGGACTCCAACTTTGGCCTGGCTGGGCTCCCCGGCTCCCCCAAGAAGCGGGTCCGTATTGAATGCAAGTGTGGGACTGAATCCTGCCGCAAATACCTCTTCTAGCCCTGCGAAGTCTGAGGCCAGACTGACTGAGGGGAGTCTGAAgccacctgcccctcccccactgcttCCCTCCTGTGGGGGAATGACCGCCAGGGCCTCGCCTGCCTCTACCTGCTCCCACCTGCCCCCGCCTGCTCTACCTGCTCCAGGGTCAGGGCTGCAGTGAGGACCAACTCCAGGAGTCCCCTTT contains these protein-coding regions:
- the Suv39h1 gene encoding histone-lysine N-methyltransferase SUV39H1, producing the protein MAENLKGCSVCCKSSWNQLQDLCRLAKLSCPALGISKRNLYDFEVEYLCDYKKIREQEYYLVKWRGYPDSESTWEPRQNLKCVRILKQFHKDLEKELLRRHHRLKPPRHLDPSLANYLVQKAKQRRALQRWEQELNAKRSHLGRITVENEVDLDGPPRAFVYINEYRVGEGITLNQVAVGCECQDCLWAPAGGCCPGASLHKFAYNNQGQVRLRAGLPIYECNSRCRCGYDCPNRVVQKGIRYDLCIFRTDDGRGWGVRTLEKIRKNSFVMEYVGEIITSEEAERRGQIYDRQGATYLFDLDYVEDVYTVDAAYYGNISHFVNHSCDPNLQVYNVFIDNLDERLPRIAFFATRTIRAGEELTFDYNMQVDPVDMESTRMDSNFGLAGLPGSPKKRVRIECKCGTESCRKYLF